TCTTCACGAGCCTCACCCGGGCGAACTTCCGGGTCGATGCCTTACTCGAGCCCGAGCCCCTCGACGGGCCACGCTCGGCGCTGTGGAAGCCTGCCATGGAGCGGGCGCCCGCCACCCTGCTGGTGCGGGGCCGCAAGGAAGGCATCTGAGCGGAACGACCGGTGGGGGCCCAAGGGCCCCCACCGCGCGCATCGCCAACAGCACGGCCGGGACCGAAAAGAACGCGGCCCGGCGCCTTCGGTTCGAGTCACCGGGGCCGGGTTCGCTCTAGCTCCCCGCAGGCGCAGCGACCAGTTCAACCTGCGGATCATCACTTCCCCGCCGGTCACCGCGAACGGTGACGGGACGTGCAGACGATATCACCCTTCGTGCTGATCGCCAAGCGGCGGCGGCGTATGCGCAGCCTCTGGCTGCGTTGCCCACCACTCGTCCAGCCGGCGGAAGGCCTCCTCCCGCCCGAGCGGCCCCTGCTCCAGCCGCAGCTCCAGAAGGTGCTCCAGCGCCCGACCCACGAGGGGTCCCGGTTCGATGCTCAGATGAGCCATCACCTCCCGACCATCAAGGTCCGGCCGGATCGAGGCGAGCTCCTCCTTCGCGGACAGTTCCTCGATACGCCGCTCGAGCTCGTCCATGCGAGCGGCGAGGGCCCGGGCCTTGCGCTCGTTGCGGGTCGTGCAGTCACAGCGCGTGAGCTCGATCAGCTCGTCGAGCAATGGCCCGGCATCGCGAACGAAGCGGCGCACCGCACTGTCCGTCCAGCCCATCTTGTACGTGTGGAACCGGAGGTGCAGGTACACGAGCCGGCTCACGGCCTCGACGTCCTCGTTGGAGTACCGCAGCTCACGCATGCGGTGTCGGGTCATCCGGGCGCCCACCACCTCGTGATGATGGAAGGACACGCCGTTCTCGCCGTAGGCCCGCGTCCGGGGCTTGCCGACGTCGTGGAACAGGGCTGCGAGGCGAACCAGCCGGCGAGGAGAGGTCTTGGCCACCACCGCGATGGTGTGGGTCAACACGTCCTTGTGGCGGTGGATCGGATCTTGCTCCAAGCGCATGGCGGGAACCTCGGGCAGGAACTCCTCCATCAGCCCCGTGTCCACGAGGAACCACAGACCAGGTGACGGGTCCGCAACGACCAGCAGCTTGTCGAGCTCGTCCCGAATCCGCTCCGCGGAGACGATCGCCAACCGGTGGTGCATCCGCTCTACCGCCGCCGTCAACTCGGGAACCGGGCGCAGCCCGTACCCGGCGATGAAACGCGCCGCCCGCAACATCCGCAGTGGGTCGTCGGCGAAGGACTCCTCCGGTGACAGAGGCGTCCGCAGTCGCGACGCCGCCAAGTCGGCCGCCCCGTCGAAGGGATCGATCAGCTCCGGCTCAGGCAGCGCGAGCGCCATCGCGTTCACCGTGAAGTCACGGCGCGACAGGTCGCTCTCGACCGCATCCGCGAACCGCACGTCGGGCTTACGGGAATCCGGCACGTAAGCCTCGGCGCGATGGGTGGTGATCTCGAAGGTCCATTCCCCACGCTTGACGCCGATCGTCCCGAAGCGCTCCCCCTGGGTCCACACCGCGTCGGCCAGATCACGCACGAGCTGCTTGGTCTGTTCGGGGCGGGCGTCGGTGGTGAGGTCGATGTCACGATCGGCGCCCAGCTCGCGACCGACGAGCAGGTCACGCACGATCCCACCTACGAGGTAGAGCCGGAACCCGGCCGCGGTGAAACGATCAGCGAAAGGTCGCGCCTGGTCGAGCACGGGTCGCAGCCGGTCCGGGATCACGGCGGGCAACGCTACCGGCCGCCCCGCAGGGCATCGCCAGCGGAGGCGATCCGTCAGGGCCAGCCGGCCTCGTCGCGGATCCGCCGGACCGCCTCGACCACCGCCCGTCCCGCACCGCCGGAGGTCGCCGGTTCAGGCCGGTAGTCGACCTCGACCAGCCGAGCCAACGACGCGCCCACCGAGAGGCCCAGCGCTGCGAGGTCGTAGCCTCCCTCGAGGATCAGCAACCGCCGGCCCGCGGGCACCAGCTCGCAGAGCTGGGCCGTGAGATCAGCGAAGTCCCCGGCGCGCAGACCGAGCCCGGTCAGCGGGTCGGCGCGATGGGCGTCGTAGCCAGCAGACACGATCAACCAGGTGGGATGCCAGTGGTCGACCACCGGAGCGACGAGCACGTCGAACGCGAGTCGGTAGACATCTCCCGTCGCGCCAGCGGGGAGCGGCACGTTGATCGTCATCCCTGCCCCTTCACCGCGCCCCGTCTCCTCCAGAGAGCCGGTACCCGGGTAGAGCGGGTACTCGTGGAACGAGACGTACAGCACCCGGGGGTCGTCGTAGAACGCGTCCTGCGTGCCGTTGCCGTGGTGCGCGTCGTAGTCGACGATCAGCACCCGCTCACCACGGTCGGCGAGCGCGGCTGCCGCCACGGCCACGTTGTTGACCAGACAGAAACCCATGGGGCGGGTGGGCGTCGCGTGGTGGCCAGGCGGGCGTACCGCGCAGAACGCCACCTCGGCCTCGCCCGCATCGAGGCGCTCGATGGCATCCAACCCGGCACCGGCCGCGAGGAGCGCGGCCTCGTACGAGCCCTCGGAGACCGCGGTGTCGGCGTCGATCCGGCCGCCCCCCATGATCGACAGCTCCTGCAGCGCTCGCAGGTAGCGACCGGGATGTACCCGTTCGATCGCCGCTTCCGGAGCGGGGCGTGGCTCGAACGGTGCGACGGCTTCGGTGATCCCGGCTTCCTCGATGCCCTGCGCCACCGCCGCCAGCCGCTCGGCTCGTTCCGGGTGCCAACGACCAGGATCGTGCTTCTCGAACAAGGGATGGGTGGCCAGCAGGACGGTCACGAGGCGAGGGTACCCCTCACCTCGGGAGCACGGGCTCGCCCCATCCCGGTCGTACTCGCGGCCGTATCCTCGTCGAGGATCATGGGAAAGATGGATCTGCTGCATCGGGGGTCCGAACGGCTCCGGATCACGCCGTGGCGCGGCGATCCGTCCGTCGCGCAACTGACCCCCACCGCGGGGATGGTTCCCACTGCGAGAGCGATCCGCCGTTCCCTCGACGCGCTCGCGGCGGAGGGCTACCGATCAGTCCTCACCTCCGCCTTGACGCTCGACGAGCAGTACCCGTTCCTCGAGGCCGGGTTCGGGGTGCACGAGCGCCTGCACCTCTTGCGCCACGATCTCCGTGACCTACCGGACGGTCCCTTGCCACCCGGGACGCGCCTGCGGCGCGGGCGCCGCCGTGATCGCACGCCGGTGCTCATGGTCGACGGTGCCGCATTCCAGCCCTTCTGGAGGTTCGACCAGGCGGGCTTCGACGACGCTCGCCAGGCAACCCCGTCATCGAGGTTCCGGGTCGTCGATGCTGGGGCGGTGGCCGCCTATGCCATCACCGGCCGGGCCGGTTCGGTGGGCTACCTGCAGCGCCTCGCCGTGCATCCCGACCATCAACGTCGCGGGCTCGGCACCGCGCTCGTCGCCGATGCCTTACGCTGGGCTCGCCGTCGAGGAAGCGCCTGGGTTCTGGTCAACACCCAGGAGACCAACCAGGACGCGCTGGCGCTCTACCTACGCCTCGGCTTCGTGCAGCAGCCCCACGGGCTGGCTGTGCTCGAGCACCCGCTCGATCGGCGCGGGAAGCGTGCATGACGCCTTCGACCGGCCGAACCTGCCGGCCACGGCTCCGCTCGACCCCACTGCTGGTCACCCTGGCCACAATCTTCGCCTCGCTCGGCCTGGCGACCGTCAGACCGCTCGCAGGGGCAGGAGCCATACCTGAGCTTGCCGGCCCGGCCCGCCTCGAGCTGGTCGATCAGACGGCTTGGGTGGCGCCGGAAGGCACGTTCGAGCTCCGCCTCCGCATCCTCGATCCACCGCCCGAGGCGCGGCTCGCGGTCACGGTCCACCCCGCGGTGTCGTCACGCGCTCGCTTCGAGCAGTCCATCCGGGGGCAGAACCTCGGCGCACCGCTGCGGCCGGGCCCACCGGCCTGGCCTCTCGACGCGCTGGCCGCAGGGGCCGACACCTACCGGGTGGCGGTGCCGGTCAGCACGCTGGCGACTCCCCCGTTCGGCGTCCGCCTCAGCTCGCCGGGGGTGTACCCCGTCAGCGTGGCGATCACCGACCGCGACGGCGGCCCGGTCACGCAGCTGGTGACCCACCTCGTGCGGCTCCCCGCGAGCGGCTCGGCAGGGGTGCCGCTGGCGGTGTCCATCATCGCCCCGCTCGAGGCGGGCTCACCGTTGCGCCCGGACGGTTCGGTCCGGCTCAGCCGCGACGACCGCGAACGCCTCGGGAGCACGATCGCCGCTCTGGCGACCACGGTCGACGTACCACTCACCCTGGCGCCGTCTCCCGAGGTGATCGACGCGCTGGCCATCGCCCAACAACAGGGGGAACCGGATCTGCTCGGTCCCCTGGCTCGCAGCCTCGGCGCCCGCCAGGTCCTGCCCCGCCCCTACGCCACCATCGACCTTCCGGCCTGGACACGCGGCTCACAGACCGACCCGGACACCGACATCGGGCTGACCCGCCAGCTGGCCACCGGCAGCGAGGTGGTCGCTGCCCTGCTCGGCACCTGGCCCGACCCGAGGACCTGGCTCGCTGACCACACGATCGACGACGCCACTCTGGGCCGCCTGAGGGCCGCCGGGGTCTCCCAGGTCGTGCTACCCGCCGACCGGCTCGACGACGAGGGCGGGCGGGGAACCACGGCGGACCATCTCGCCTTCGACGTCCGCGACCGCGAAGGTGGGACGCTGCAGGCGGTGCAGACCGATCCCAGCCTGGCGGAGCGGCTGCTCGCCACCTCCGATCCCGTCCTCAACGCCCACCTGGTGCTCGCTGACCTGGCGGTGCTCGCGCTCGAGCGCCCGTCCCAGTCGCGGGGTGCAGTCTTCTCTCCCCCCGGGAGCTTCGCGATCCCGCGTGCGAGCTGGGACGCGTTGCTCCAGGGCCTCTCTCACCGCTCCCCACCGGGAGCGGACCCCCTCGTGAGCCCGGTGACGCTCGACGACCTGTTCCGAGCGGTCGACATCGCCACCACCGGCCGAGCAGGCACCCGATCACCGCTGGTGCGCGAGCTTGCCGCCGCCTTCTCCGAAGGCGACGTCAGCACGCTGGCCGCCGACAGCGCGGCCATGTGGAGCCGGATCGACTCGTTCGCATCGATGCTCGAGCCCCCGACGCCGGTGGAGCCAGGCGCCGCGGGCTCCGGTAGCGACCAGGGCGTTGTCGCGCCGAGCGTGGCCCGAGAGCTGGTCTGGCCGATGCGGCGCCTGGTTCTGGCCGCCGGCGCGGCCGACCTGGACGAGCCCGAGCGGGACGCCTTCCTCACCGCCGCCGATGTGGCCGTCCAGGCCCGGCTCGCGGCGATCACTCTTCCCGGGCCTCAACAGATCACGCTGACCGAGCGCACCAGCCGGGTCCCGCTCACCTTCGAGAACCAGCTCGATCATGCGGTCACCGTGGAGGTGGCGCTGCAGAGCGAGAAGCTCGAGTTCCCGGGTGGCGACCTCCAGGTCCTCACACTGCCGCCGAAGGAGACCACCCGCTACGAGATCACCGTCGAGACCCGCTCCTCAGGTGCGTTCCCCATGGAGGTCACCATTCGCTCACCCGACCGAGGCCTGGTGCTGGGCGCCACCCGGTTCTCCGTGCGCTCGACGGCCATCTCGGGGATCGGGCTGCTGTTGTCCGCCGTGGCCGGCGCGTTCCTGCTGCTGTGGTGGGCGCGTCATTTCCGTGATGTGCGCCGGAGCCGGCGGCTGGTCTCCCCCAACCATCCCGCCTCGCGTCCGGTGAGCAGCCCCCGTTCCCCGAGTCCCACGGCGGGGTCCGCTACGCTCCCCCGATCGGTCGGCGCGGAGGGCGCCGCCAGCGGGGGAGACCATGCCCGGAGTCCAGATCGTCACTGACAGCGCCTGCGACCTCGAACCCGAGGAGGCCGACCGACACCGCATCCGAGTGGTACCGCTCTCCATACGATTCGGTGACCGGGAGTTCATCGACCGGGAGGAGCTCTCGGTCGAGGAGTTCTACGAACGGATGGCGGCGTCCGACACGTTGCCCGAGACCGCAGCGCCACCGCCGGGCAAGTTCGAGCAGGCTTTTCGGGACGCTGCCAACGACGGAGCCGACGCGGTGGTGTGCATCAACCTGTCGAGCGCGTTGTCGGCCACGATGCAGTCGGCACAGAACGCGGCGGCCGCCGTGGCCGACGACATCGACGTGCGCATCGTCGATTCGAGGTCGATCACCGGTGGCCTCGGGATCCAGGTCGTGGAAGCCGCGAAGGCTGCCGCCGACGGCAAGAGCGTCGACGACGTGGTGGCCGTCGTGGAGGATCTGGTTCCACGAACCGAGATCTACGGCGCTCTGGACACGCTTGAGAACCTCAAGAAGGGGGGGCGCATCGGCAACGCCCGAGCCCTGCTCGGTTCCATGTTGTCGTTCAAGCCGCTCATCCACATCGCCGACGGAGCGGTGGAAGAGGCCGGAAAGCCGCGGACCCGCAAGCGTGCGCTCGAGGCACTACGCGACAAGCTCTTCGCCGAAGGCGACGTGTCCCACCTGCGGGTCTGCCACGGCGAGGCCCCCGACCTCGAGGAGTTCCTGGAGCTCATCTCCCCCCGTTACCCACGCGAAGAGATCACCGTCTGCAAGATCGGCGCGGTGATCGGCACCCACGGCGGCCCTCGCATCATCGGTGTCTGCTACGTGAAGTAGCGCCCGGCGGCTCCGACCGTCACGTGCCGGCGCCAACTACCGTGGGTCTGCCGTGTCCGGTCCCGCCACCAGCCCGCCACCTGGCCCTCGGGGAGCCTCAGACGCGCCGGTCCCAGCGCGACCGGCCGCACCTCACCCCGGTCTGATCCTCGCGGGCCGGTACGCCCTGCGGCACCTGATCGCCAAGGGCGGGATGGCTGAGGTCTGGGAGGGCGTCGACCACGTGCTCGAGCGGCCGGTCGCCCTCAAGCTGCTGCACGCGCACCTGTCCTCCGATCAGGCCTTCACCGCCCGGTTCCGGGCCGAGGCCATCGCCGCAGCCCGGCTCCGTCACCCCTCGATCGTGGCCATCTTCGACACCTGTCACGATCAGGGCCACGAGGCGATCGTCATGGAGCTCATTCGTGGAAGGACGGTGCGCGAGTTCCTCGACGAGCACGGACCCCTCGATCCCGACGACGCGATCCACCTCGGCACACAGGTCGCGGACGCCCTCACCGTCGCCCACCGTGCCGGAGTCATCCACCGCGACATCAAGCCGGCGAACATCCTGTTGTGCGACGACGAGCGGGTCATGGTCACCGACTTCGGAATCGCCAAGGTGTACGGCGGGTCCGATCTGACCAGTACCGGCACCATGCTCGGGACCGTGAAGTACCTGGCTCCCGAACAGGTCGCTGGCCGACCCGTTGACCCTCGCGCGGATCTGTACTCGCTCGGCGTGGTGCTCTACGAGTGCCTGACCGGACGGCCACCGTTCACCGGCGACGCGGCAGCGGCGGTCGCCCTCGCCCGGCTTCACCAACCGGTGCTGCCGGCGCGGGCCCTTCGCCCTGAGCTCCCCGAGCGCCTCGACCGTGTTCTGCTGCGGGTCCTGGCGAGAGAGCCCGACGATCGCTACCCGGACGCGCCTGCGTTCCGAGCGGCCCTGCTCGCAGCCGGCGCAGAGCCGAGGCCAGGCCCCGCTCCGAGCCTCGCAGGGGACCGGACGGCCATCACGGCTCGTCTCGCGGATCCCGACCCGACCTCCGTCTCGCCGGTCGCGGGAGCGGTGCCGACGGTCGCAGCGGCAGCGCCCACACCTCACCAGGTGCCGCCATCGCCGGCACGCCGCTCACGCCGGCGATGGGTGCTGGCTGCTGTCCTGGCGGGCGTGGCTGCCACGTCCATGGCTGTGGCGGCGGTCCTCGTGTCCCGTACCAGCGGCGACGAGATGCTGCTCCCCCGCCCGGGCCTCTCTGGTCGGGCGCCGGTGACGATCCCCATCAGCTCCGTGCAACCGTTCGACCCCGCCGGTGACGATCACGAGAACGATGCACAGGCGAACCTGGCCGTCGACGGTGACCCTTCGACTTCGTGGCGCACCGAGACCTACCAGACTCGCCAGTTCGGCAACCTCAAGGACGGTGTGGGCCTGGTGGTCGCGCTCCCCGCTGCTGCCCGGCTCGGTCGTCTCGAGGTGAGCTCGCCCACCAACGGGTGGGCTGCGTCGGTGCACGTGGCCGCGACCCTCCCGCCGGATCTCGCTGGCTGGGGCCGACCGGTGGACGCGTCCGAGGGGATCCAGGGTGATGCCACATTCGATCTACGTGGCACCTCCGGTGCCTTCGTACTCCTGTGGATCACCGACCTCGGAGACGGGCCGGGCCGGGTGGAGGTCGAGGAACTGGCGGTGATCGGCCGCTGAGACTCCCGCGAGGTGGGAAGGTAGGCCAATCCCAATCTCCACTTCGGCGTATGGACTGAGGAGGAGACTGGTGATGTGTGGTTCGATTTGAGCGAGGTGTTCGATGACATCGAGGAAGCTCGCCGCAAGGCTAGGTCCCGCAACGAGAAGGCGATGTGGGACATCGCTGGCGGGAGAGAGGTGCCCACCGGAGGTACCGGTGGTACAGAGACCACCGTTTCCGCGTCTGGAGGAGGACTGCGTGAATCGCAAGACGTTCAAGGTGCCCGAGAACTGGCAGGAGATGACTCCCGAGGAGAAGGACGAGTTCCTCGAGGCGGTGCTGGACGAGGCCATCGGCCCGGTCCAGGAGCAGCCATCACTACAGCCGTCGACCCCAGACGACGAATCCGAGGCGGGTGATCGGCCGCTGAGACTCCCGCGAGGTGGGAAGGGGCACCGCTAGGCTCGGCCGATCCGGGGGGAGGCCGACGACCGAGCGCTGGTGTCCGCCGCTCAGGCGGGTGGCCGGGACGCGCTCGAGGCCCTGCTGCGCCGGCACTACGACCGCATCCATGCCCTCTGCCGCCGTCTCACCGGCCACGACGAGGACGCGCTCGACGCCACCCAGGAAGCCCTCCTTGCGATCGTGCGGGGGCTCGACCGATTCGACGGACGGGCCGCGTTCAGCACGTGGAGCTACCGGGTGGCGACCAACACCTGCCTCGACCAGCTCCGCCGACGGAGGCGGCGCCCCGAGCCCGCTCCGCGGGACACGGCCACTGACGACCCGGCGGTCCCGAGCTTCGACCAACTCCTGAGCGACCGCCTGGCCATCGACGAGGTGCTCGCCACCCTGGCACCCGAGTTCCGGGCCGCGGTCGTCCTTCGCGACGTGCTGGGGCTCGACTACGCCACGATCGGCGAGGTGTTGGACATCCCACCGGGCACGGTACGGTCTCGCATCGCCCGGGGCCGAGCCGCGCTCGCGGATCAGCTCGGGAACCTCAATCCCTCCGTCGACGTCCCAACAGACAGACCATGACGGACGTGACCCCCCCACACCTTCCCCCCGACGACGAGCTCGTCTCCGCGGTCCTCGACGGTGAGGCGTCGGCGGAGGAGGAGGCCCAGGTGCTCGCAGACCCTGACGCCCGGGAACGCTTGGAGCGCTTTCGGGAGCTCGCAGCCCGCCTCCGCACCCCGGTCGCCCCATTGGAACCCGCGGTGCGAGCACAGCTCATCGACCGCGCTCTCGCAGCTCGTCCCAGCCACGGCCGCCACGAGGACCCCGACCCTGCAGCGCACGGTCGGGACCAGGCATTGCCCCCTCCGGGGCCGGACCGACACCCGGCAATGCTCGCTGCCAGGTCTGCGTTGGCCATCGCCGCCGCCGTGGCGGTGGCGATCGCCACGTTCGCTCTGCTCCGCTGGGACCGCACGGCGAGCCACACCGACGTCGCGTCCGGCCCTCAGCCGGACCGTACGGAGACCTTCGCGGAGGTGGGCGCCGAAATCCGTGGTGGGACCTCCCCACGCGACGCTGCCACCCCCGAACCAACCGCTTCCGGCGAGGAGCGCACACCGGAGGCGGCGCCGATCGGCGAGCCCCAGCTCGGGACGTTCACCAACGCGGAGGATCTCCGGCAGGCGGTCCGCGAGGCCTACGGGACCACTGGCTCGACCGCCCAGACCCCGAGCGGCACCGCACCGGATCGGCGAGCCTCCGACCTTCCGGCGAACACCGCCACGATGGGTCCGTCGCCTTGCGCACCCCTCGCCAGGACCACCGAACCCTCGCTCGGCCCATGGGTGTATGCGGCTGGCCTGACCTATCGGGGCGTAACGGCGTATCTCGACGTGTTCGCTCCCGGCGACGGCTCTCCTGCGATCGTCGTGGTCACGGCGGTGGAAGGTTGCCGCATCCTTGAGCGATTCACGCTCTGATTTCCCTGCCACTGCCCTCCGCTCCCTCGTCGGAGGAGAGTGCCGGAAGGCGGCGAAGCTCGGCGCCTTCCGGGACTAGGATCGCCGGCATGGCCAGCCCGATCGATCGCGCGCTGCCGATGGCCGACCGGTCGACCCCGGCGGACGACTGGCCTGCCCAGGCGACGGGCGCCATCGTCAACGTGGTCGACCAGGTCCGCGACAAGAC
This Rhabdothermincola sediminis DNA region includes the following protein-coding sequences:
- a CDS encoding CCA tRNA nucleotidyltransferase translates to MIPDRLRPVLDQARPFADRFTAAGFRLYLVGGIVRDLLVGRELGADRDIDLTTDARPEQTKQLVRDLADAVWTQGERFGTIGVKRGEWTFEITTHRAEAYVPDSRKPDVRFADAVESDLSRRDFTVNAMALALPEPELIDPFDGAADLAASRLRTPLSPEESFADDPLRMLRAARFIAGYGLRPVPELTAAVERMHHRLAIVSAERIRDELDKLLVVADPSPGLWFLVDTGLMEEFLPEVPAMRLEQDPIHRHKDVLTHTIAVVAKTSPRRLVRLAALFHDVGKPRTRAYGENGVSFHHHEVVGARMTRHRMRELRYSNEDVEAVSRLVYLHLRFHTYKMGWTDSAVRRFVRDAGPLLDELIELTRCDCTTRNERKARALAARMDELERRIEELSAKEELASIRPDLDGREVMAHLSIEPGPLVGRALEHLLELRLEQGPLGREEAFRRLDEWWATQPEAAHTPPPLGDQHEG
- a CDS encoding histone deacetylase family protein, giving the protein MTVLLATHPLFEKHDPGRWHPERAERLAAVAQGIEEAGITEAVAPFEPRPAPEAAIERVHPGRYLRALQELSIMGGGRIDADTAVSEGSYEAALLAAGAGLDAIERLDAGEAEVAFCAVRPPGHHATPTRPMGFCLVNNVAVAAAALADRGERVLIVDYDAHHGNGTQDAFYDDPRVLYVSFHEYPLYPGTGSLEETGRGEGAGMTINVPLPAGATGDVYRLAFDVLVAPVVDHWHPTWLIVSAGYDAHRADPLTGLGLRAGDFADLTAQLCELVPAGRRLLILEGGYDLAALGLSVGASLARLVEVDYRPEPATSGGAGRAVVEAVRRIRDEAGWP
- a CDS encoding DUF6049 family protein is translated as MTPSTGRTCRPRLRSTPLLVTLATIFASLGLATVRPLAGAGAIPELAGPARLELVDQTAWVAPEGTFELRLRILDPPPEARLAVTVHPAVSSRARFEQSIRGQNLGAPLRPGPPAWPLDALAAGADTYRVAVPVSTLATPPFGVRLSSPGVYPVSVAITDRDGGPVTQLVTHLVRLPASGSAGVPLAVSIIAPLEAGSPLRPDGSVRLSRDDRERLGSTIAALATTVDVPLTLAPSPEVIDALAIAQQQGEPDLLGPLARSLGARQVLPRPYATIDLPAWTRGSQTDPDTDIGLTRQLATGSEVVAALLGTWPDPRTWLADHTIDDATLGRLRAAGVSQVVLPADRLDDEGGRGTTADHLAFDVRDREGGTLQAVQTDPSLAERLLATSDPVLNAHLVLADLAVLALERPSQSRGAVFSPPGSFAIPRASWDALLQGLSHRSPPGADPLVSPVTLDDLFRAVDIATTGRAGTRSPLVRELAAAFSEGDVSTLAADSAAMWSRIDSFASMLEPPTPVEPGAAGSGSDQGVVAPSVARELVWPMRRLVLAAGAADLDEPERDAFLTAADVAVQARLAAITLPGPQQITLTERTSRVPLTFENQLDHAVTVEVALQSEKLEFPGGDLQVLTLPPKETTRYEITVETRSSGAFPMEVTIRSPDRGLVLGATRFSVRSTAISGIGLLLSAVAGAFLLLWWARHFRDVRRSRRLVSPNHPASRPVSSPRSPSPTAGSATLPRSVGAEGAASGGDHARSPDRH
- a CDS encoding GNAT family N-acetyltransferase, yielding MDLLHRGSERLRITPWRGDPSVAQLTPTAGMVPTARAIRRSLDALAAEGYRSVLTSALTLDEQYPFLEAGFGVHERLHLLRHDLRDLPDGPLPPGTRLRRGRRRDRTPVLMVDGAAFQPFWRFDQAGFDDARQATPSSRFRVVDAGAVAAYAITGRAGSVGYLQRLAVHPDHQRRGLGTALVADALRWARRRGSAWVLVNTQETNQDALALYLRLGFVQQPHGLAVLEHPLDRRGKRA
- a CDS encoding anti-sigma factor family protein, with amino-acid sequence MTPPHLPPDDELVSAVLDGEASAEEEAQVLADPDARERLERFRELAARLRTPVAPLEPAVRAQLIDRALAARPSHGRHEDPDPAAHGRDQALPPPGPDRHPAMLAARSALAIAAAVAVAIATFALLRWDRTASHTDVASGPQPDRTETFAEVGAEIRGGTSPRDAATPEPTASGEERTPEAAPIGEPQLGTFTNAEDLRQAVREAYGTTGSTAQTPSGTAPDRRASDLPANTATMGPSPCAPLARTTEPSLGPWVYAAGLTYRGVTAYLDVFAPGDGSPAIVVVTAVEGCRILERFTL
- a CDS encoding DegV family protein, whose amino-acid sequence is MPGVQIVTDSACDLEPEEADRHRIRVVPLSIRFGDREFIDREELSVEEFYERMAASDTLPETAAPPPGKFEQAFRDAANDGADAVVCINLSSALSATMQSAQNAAAAVADDIDVRIVDSRSITGGLGIQVVEAAKAAADGKSVDDVVAVVEDLVPRTEIYGALDTLENLKKGGRIGNARALLGSMLSFKPLIHIADGAVEEAGKPRTRKRALEALRDKLFAEGDVSHLRVCHGEAPDLEEFLELISPRYPREEITVCKIGAVIGTHGGPRIIGVCYVK
- a CDS encoding RNA polymerase sigma factor yields the protein MSAAQAGGRDALEALLRRHYDRIHALCRRLTGHDEDALDATQEALLAIVRGLDRFDGRAAFSTWSYRVATNTCLDQLRRRRRRPEPAPRDTATDDPAVPSFDQLLSDRLAIDEVLATLAPEFRAAVVLRDVLGLDYATIGEVLDIPPGTVRSRIARGRAALADQLGNLNPSVDVPTDRP
- a CDS encoding protein kinase domain-containing protein: MSGPATSPPPGPRGASDAPVPARPAAPHPGLILAGRYALRHLIAKGGMAEVWEGVDHVLERPVALKLLHAHLSSDQAFTARFRAEAIAAARLRHPSIVAIFDTCHDQGHEAIVMELIRGRTVREFLDEHGPLDPDDAIHLGTQVADALTVAHRAGVIHRDIKPANILLCDDERVMVTDFGIAKVYGGSDLTSTGTMLGTVKYLAPEQVAGRPVDPRADLYSLGVVLYECLTGRPPFTGDAAAAVALARLHQPVLPARALRPELPERLDRVLLRVLAREPDDRYPDAPAFRAALLAAGAEPRPGPAPSLAGDRTAITARLADPDPTSVSPVAGAVPTVAAAAPTPHQVPPSPARRSRRRWVLAAVLAGVAATSMAVAAVLVSRTSGDEMLLPRPGLSGRAPVTIPISSVQPFDPAGDDHENDAQANLAVDGDPSTSWRTETYQTRQFGNLKDGVGLVVALPAAARLGRLEVSSPTNGWAASVHVAATLPPDLAGWGRPVDASEGIQGDATFDLRGTSGAFVLLWITDLGDGPGRVEVEELAVIGR